AGTGAAAATTGAAATTTCCGACCTATTTTTAATGGTTGAAATTCCTTTTTAAAATTCCttaatatttgaaaatattttcaattaaatATCATACTCagtaatttatcttttaaaaagaaataaatgctCTAAACAATGCATTCCCTCCCTAAAATACTCCATCCAATCAAACTCTCACTTCATGATCTAATAGTAATATTCATAGCCATATTTATTTAGATACAACAGGTAAATTACCTCCTACTAAAATAAAAGTTGAGCCTATAATTTATTAGTAGTTAAGTCTCTtgcattaaaataaaataaaataaaaaccacgTGAAAAAAGAGGCTTTTGTGCGTTGACTATGACTTGATAATTGACCTTATTGCGCCATCTACGGGGCTTAATAGATGTTAGGTTGGTACATCGTACACCTGGACTGGTAAAACTTGTTTGAAATTGACTCCAATTTCTGCATTTTTCCGTTTTATATAACAAATAATGTGGCCTTGGCTTATACGTTAATTCCTTTCTCCTTTGAATACTCAAATCTTTGTGTTGAACTTTTTGACACGAttgaatgattaattttttagtttaaaaaaaaaaaagcaataataaGAAATTTGAACTTCTGAACAAATCAATGTAATTGGGttatatatattagttaatttggCTTAACATTTTTAATTTGCTTGCTTAATTAAACCAAACTAAGCGGCTTTTATATTCCAACTTCTAATAAGCTCTAACAAAATTTGCTTCCAATAAATTATAgtaacattaattaattaacatgaaatcttctatatatatatatattagtaatgTTAGGaagactaaaaaaaataactaaaatagttttatttaatatttattaattttaacaacaattaatattcaatatactaatttttttttgttaatattttttattatcaaatatttttgtatatatatatatattaatgaaaATAGTGATGAAAGGCACACCTTTTTTCCAATACATATTTTAGAACAAATTAAACTCTATCATTAATGATACACTCCAATTCAAACCTAAAAGGTtgctataataataataatggtgcaactttcttattacaaaataaacatctatatttatatattctAATTATATATCATGCATCAAATATGTTTTTTCCTTAGTATGGAGGGTATGCTGGGGAAGCCACAGGTTCAGCAGTGAACTCGAGAGCATTAAAAGGTTGAGGAGGAGCAGCAGCTGTGAACTTCACTGAACGAACATCAGGTGCAGGTGCCACAATACCAGAGCTTTTGATCTCAGCCATTCCTCTCCGTGCATTTCCACCTTCTACTTCACACAACTTGGGAAGAAACACTCCTGAATAACATAACATACATTAtcatacatataatataaatattaaatagatacaaatttaattttgatgtactaataatataaaattattgaatCGCTTTTATTTAAGATTATTTGTGCAGACGtaacattatttaattaaatatacgtgtaaaaatattttagattaacaacatatatcaaaataaattcaataataatttaattaaatatatcaaattatttaattgtttttattttgatatttttttatgatatgatTATATGTACCTTCACCAGCAGCAAGATTGAAGTATAGGTCAACAACATTAGGGCATGCTTGGTAGCAATGAGGTGAGCAAAGGTTTTGTGTGAAGCGAGATTCCAAAAGAGAATCTGATGAGATTCCAAAGGACTTTCTGTCCAAACCACATGACTTGATGCATTCCTCACTCTCAATGTGATCCTTCAGCTTCTCATCAGCTTCAATCTCTGATGTCTTGCATGTGTATGCTTCCAtccctgacctcttcacctccTTCTCTAGCACACATCGTTTTCCGGCCGATGACACCGCAAACGCACATGTCTCATGGTTCAGCTTCTCGCATTCTATACCTCCTGTAATAATTAGTTATCAGTTATTACAAAAAACATAAACTGATAGAAAGAGACACATGAATAGTTATACGACGTACCTAAAGTTCCTTGCACTGCGAGAGCAAATGCAAGGATAGCAGCTACCAAACTCCACAAGCTAATAATGGTAGAGGCCATGGTGATTCAATCAAATATGAGAAATGGAAAATTAAAGCAAAACCTAGCTTGGGATTTTGCTTAACTTGCTATATACTATGGAGGCTTGTTGTCTTTGCTTTTTGTGATGTTCATTGAGGGAGAGTATTTATAGTGATTATTTCATTTAAACGGAATTTATTAGTAGTTGGACTTGTCAATATGAATTAAAAGTAGAgaggagaaaaataaaataaaaaataacaatagtAGTTTAGGGGTTTATGGAACCCTAATTTAGCATATATGATTGTGTATGTGCAAACCACAAGACAAGACCCAACGACCACGCTTTCATTAATAGTCAACCAATTAATGCCGTCATCAATGGAGCAACCTTTGCTCCAcatctctttaatttttttatttttttgggttatgtttataatataatataatatttaaaatattttaaattaatttttataattcgAAATTTTTAGAagttaaaatttagaatttagagtACTCTAATTATTAAGTTGAGATCTGtgtaataaattataaaacttTAAGAGATCTATCACcataaaaatttgttaccatGATACAAAAGTTCAAGATTTTATAAAGTTTTTCAatataaaattcttttattaatatgtaAACGGAATTATGTTGAAAATTACGTTTTGATATTATATATGCGACCTTAATTAGCTTACAGAAGTGAAGAGCAATGAATCTACGTTACTTACTCCCATCTATATATTAATATTCaaatatctatctatctatttaattaatattattttgaataTATATAAACGTATGGAAAAAACTAAATAACGTGGCCGAAAATTAAACAAAGCATCGTAGAATATATTATTGGCATTTGGCAATGTCATCTTGGCCGTGTTAggaaaacaaaatatttatcttGGTGCGAAAACAGACAATAATGATGAAGAGTTTCTTCTCAAACAAGTATATAGAAAGAAACAAATTATCAAAACGTCAAATCCTAAAAACTAGACTTGGggttaatttattttctttgaataaTCGATATCATATAAGAAATTCCTGGACatgtaataatattaaaaaaaaaaaaaatcattgcTCATAGTCTTGGTATAATGTTGGATAATTCAAATAGTATAGTAGCTAGCTAGCTACATAGGAATTAGGAAAAGAGTATGTGTATGTGTATGAAAAACTACTTTTCCTACTTTATGTGCGGGAAAAAATCATATATACAGTAATGCATAAGAACCATGTGCCATATATATTAGAGGTGTTAGCGCTGCGGTTTGGAtcgattttaaataaaaaattcatcaGATCCAAATATTAATTTTACTTGCGATGCGGTTTAAATTGGAtgcttttttttaaaaaaaaattcgatccgatccgattCAATTTCAAGCTGTTTGAATTGGATTGGATTTACggtttataaattaaaaaaaattaaatacatataacaagtctcaacatcaaattttaaataatcaacaatGACATAGCAAGTCTCAATAATATCTTAAAAAGCCAACGATagcataaataaaattataggttagttaaaataaataaataaataacattgtgaacataaaatatttattaaataataataatacatgaataatattaaaatttataaaaaattgaacatgttataagtataattgtaaatataataataaaataataatattatagcacattgtgcagtttggattggattggattggttatgAAAAGCAGATCCGAAATCGAATCCGATCCAGCGGTTTGtaaaaaatagaatccaatcaAATCCGAACGAGTGCGATTTTAATCAGTTTTCgatttggattggattggatgagCAGTTTAATTTGGATCGGTTTAGATTTAAACACCCCTAATATATACGATGAGGGAATTATCAAAATAACatttgtacattaaaattatttattaaaattaattattatatatttatatataaatatataatttatatttaatatatattttatattttaatatatattattttataataataactgATTTgagtagttaattttaatatatatttaatataataaaaaaataataagctaataataataacagtGAAGTTAGTTACGTATTGACCAAAAAATCTTCACCATGAATAAATCATTCATGTACCGGTGATTAGGGAGAAGATCTTGGTGATTAGCTAGTAACAGTAAAAAATCTCATCATCTATATTCTGAGAAGTCAAGTTACACTTTAGCCACCTCCcaatttttttggaaaaacaaGAATGATACACACCTAACTTTTATTCTTATTCAAACTTCTCTGCACGCGGCATCATGTTAATTATTTGAAAATCTTGGTCGTTTTGCTTTTCATCAGTTTTCACTTTAACGAACCATCTACTTAGGAGTTGTAGTAAGAAAGGAATAATTTTAAGTGCTTCAATccaactatatatataatattattgttaatCGTTAAAATCTCTGTTTGTTTGGTGTAATTCACGATTCAGTACTATCATTTTGACAAATTGGACCTGCCATATACTTTCATCCTTTGACTTCAATAATCTTTTtacaagaattttttttaaacaaagaATTAACCTAATGATTACTTGATCTCCCCACTGTACTTGACTCTATTATAGGGTTGATAAAAGATAGAGTAAAGTTTAAAATCTATCTTAATTCTATTTGTTTGAAtctttgtttatattttaaatcTCATAATGTAatctgattttattttattcgactcataaaaaataaatttattttcactcaaatataatatttaatctttttatattttataatatcaaatattatttatttatgattaaaaaattgaattattgatttAGTGACAATAAATCTTTGCATAAAAAAGATTTAGGTTTAAAT
The genomic region above belongs to Arachis stenosperma cultivar V10309 chromosome 5, arast.V10309.gnm1.PFL2, whole genome shotgun sequence and contains:
- the LOC130982448 gene encoding uncharacterized protein LOC130982448 isoform X1 encodes the protein MASTIISLWSLVAAILAFALAVQGTLGGIECEKLNHETCAFAVSSAGKRCVLEKEVKRSGMEAYTCKTSEIEADEKLKDHIESEECIKSCGLDRKSFGISSDSLLESRFTQNLCSPHCYQACPNVVDLYFNLAAGEGVFLPKLCEVEGGNARRGMAEIKSSGIVAPAPDVRSVKFTAAAPPQPFNALEFTAEPVASPAYPPY
- the LOC130982448 gene encoding uncharacterized protein LOC130982448 isoform X2 codes for the protein MASTIISLWSLVAAILAFALAVQGTLECEKLNHETCAFAVSSAGKRCVLEKEVKRSGMEAYTCKTSEIEADEKLKDHIESEECIKSCGLDRKSFGISSDSLLESRFTQNLCSPHCYQACPNVVDLYFNLAAGEGVFLPKLCEVEGGNARRGMAEIKSSGIVAPAPDVRSVKFTAAAPPQPFNALEFTAEPVASPAYPPY